The following are from one region of the Nicotiana tomentosiformis chromosome 7, ASM39032v3, whole genome shotgun sequence genome:
- the LOC104117089 gene encoding uncharacterized protein, producing the protein MSSTSRAWITATSLGVVEALKDQGICRWNYALRTIHQHANNNVRSYSQAKKLSSHSSSLVSANNLKQSESSLRKVMYLSCWGPNSILIAVKFSVIFLYIVFDHIERPNDEWLNE; encoded by the coding sequence ATGAGTTCAACAAGCAGAGCATGGATTACAGCAACTAGCTTGGGAGTCGTAGAAGCACTGAAAGACCAAGGAATTTGTAGGTGGAACTACGCACTGAGAACAATACATCAGCACGCAAATAACAATGTAAGGTCATATTCACAGGCCAAGAAGCTCTCTTCTCACTCTTCTTCTTTGGTTTCTGCAAACAATTTGAAGCAGTCTGAGTCGTCTTTGAGGAAAGTCATGTATTTGAGCTGTTGGGGTCCTAATTCAATCCTAATAGCAGTTAAATTTAGTGTTATCTTTCTGTACATAGTCTTTGACCATATTGAGAggccaaatgatgaatggttaaACGAGTAA